In Clostridia bacterium, the DNA window ATCACCTGCGCGACGACGCCGTCGCGGGGCGCCATGACCTCGTTCTCCATCTTCATCGCCTCGATGACGACGAGCACCTGCCCCTTCTTGACGGAGTCGCCGGCCGCGACCTTGATCGCGACGACGGCGCCGGGCAGCGGAGCGGGTACGACTTCGCCGCTGACGGCGACGGCCGGAGCGGC includes these proteins:
- a CDS encoding biotin/lipoyl-binding protein, with the translated sequence AAPAVAVSGEVVPAPLPGAVVAIKVAAGDSVKKGQVLVVIEAMKMENEVMAPRDGVVAQVITAKGASVNSGDPLVTLG